The Anopheles coluzzii chromosome 2, AcolN3, whole genome shotgun sequence genome window below encodes:
- the LOC120950735 gene encoding uncharacterized protein LOC120950735 encodes MILEDTIKFRKCAKTPEDVAQWRLTYNFIIETKYFLERYDSIVETWDLCDKQFMMNLWSIEELLTNLLYKYTTVSTDYIRHPRLPKVEIKCCDHLFESSKDLNKHYYTVHHTPGRVNDVRFCEMKAGLLKLDLYRNSLKYYLEFGTWCDHVLCLYLKKIYRKVNVTMDPFREAPLVVPGKEPTPPPEQESEVEEDEV; translated from the exons ATGATTCTAGAGGACACGATCAAGTTCCGCAAGTGTGCTAAAACGCCCGAAGATGTAGCACAATGGCGTTTG ACATACAACTTTAtcattgaaacaaaatacTTTCTCGAGCGGTACGATAGCATCGTCGAAACGTGGGATCTATGCGATAAGCAATTTATGATGAATCTGTGGAGCATAGAAGAGCTGCTGACGAACCTACTATACAAGTACACCACCGTGTCAACGGACTATATCCGGCATCCCCGGTTGCCGAAGGTGGAAATCAAATGTTGTGAT CATTTGTTTGAAAGCTCAAAAGATCTCAACAAGCATTATTACACCGTGCATCACACACCTGGCCGGGTGAACGATGTTCGGTTCTGTGAA ATGAAGGCTGGACTGTTAAAATTAGACCTCTATAGGAATAGTTTGAAGTACTACCTGGAGTTTGGAACCTGGTGCGATCATGTTCTGTGTTTatatttgaagaaaatttACCGGAAAGTGAACGTGACGATGGATCCATTTCGGGAAGCACCTCTTGTAGTACCAGGAAAGGAACCTACACCCCCGCCAGAACAAGAATCGGAAGTGGAAGAGGATGAAGTTTAA
- the LOC120953395 gene encoding uncharacterized protein LOC120953395, with translation MGVPTTVYIHTNIYNYSNKYKNLDRFQNDVKTFLKEYDRIVLHKDLYKLVFKSYLREIRSKVKILLQKFDATPLDDGSTRPEKEMMCCGLCFTSNEQFRRHYKTVHNEAFLVYPNMLELKSAFAKLDHMRHRLDEYTRFGKEYTCTMLVDLKRVAKRISCTLKF, from the exons ATGGGTGTTCCAACGACGGTGTATATTCATACCAATATCTACAACTACagcaataaatacaaaaat CTCGATCGCTTCCAAAATGACGTGAAAACGTTCTTGAAAGAGTATGACCGAATTGTGCTGCACAAAGATCTTTACAAGCTGGTGTTTAAAAGTTACTTGCGCGAGATACGCTCGAAGGTGAAGATACTGTTGCAAAAGTTCGACGCAACACCGCTAGATGATGGTAGTACACGACCGGAAAAGGAAATGATGTGCTGTGGA TTGTGTTTCACCAGTAATGAGCAGTTCCGCAGGCATTACAAAACAGTTCACAACGAGGCGTTTCTCGTATATCCAAACATGCTGGAG CTGAAGTCCGCCTTCGCCAAGTTGGACCATATGAGGCATCGATTGGACGAGTATACGCGATTTGGCAAAGAGTACACATGCACCATGCTGGTGGACTTGAAGAGAGTGGCGAAACGTATCTCTTGTACCTTGAAGttctaa
- the LOC120953396 gene encoding uncharacterized protein LOC120953396, with product MDQIVKTRDVEKFVSETKYFLDEFDSIISHWDLSGNFFLHYLIEIHENVTQLLSRFTTLSLEGVGDRKSKPFFNLKCCELEFQTVKDLRLHHHSCRHKKSHFEETDNCELKSALLKLAFFNRRVNEYVQYGTIADRYLCLYLKKILKKIIITLDTFNL from the exons ATGGATCAGATTGTGAAAACCCGCGAT GTGGAAAAGTTTGTATCGGAAACGAAGTACTTCCTGGACGAGTTTGATTCCATCATTAGCCACTGGGACCTGTCGGGTAACTTCTTTCTGCACTATCTGATTGAAATCCACGAGAACGTGACACAGCTGCTGTCCAGGTTTACTACCCTTTCCCTCGAGGGTGTCGGTGACCGGAAGAGCAAACCCTTCTTCAATCTGAAATGCTGTGAG ctTGAATTTCAAACCGTGAAAGATCTGCGGCTGCATCATCACTCTTGCCGGCATAAGAAGTCGCATTTCGAAGAAACGGATAACTGTGAG CTGAAATCTGCCCTGCTTAAACTGGCATTTTTCAACCGGAGGGTCAACGAGTACGTACAGTACGGTACGATCGCCGATCGCTATCTTTGTTTGTATCTGAAGAAGATCCTGAAAAAGATCATCATCACGCTGGATACGTTCAATCTGTAA
- the LOC120953394 gene encoding uncharacterized protein LOC120953394, whose translation MVSAPTCVRKRTLDFSCKYRNLDKFSTDVEHFLETYDQTVQHSLAYHRSFRRHLKQLYECVVELLQKFQHIQSSGTKGQLYMEKYCCGVLFDDCEELKRHYFEFHNFARLIHPSIVELRSGHGKLQFFHRRVQEYTFYGTEFTAVLLMNLKKIANNLYATLERGPKW comes from the exons ATGGTTTCTGCTCCGACCTGTGTTCGCAAACGTACGCTGGACTTTAGCTGCAAGTATCGCAAC TTAGACAAATTTTCCACCGATGTGGAACATTTCCTGGAAACGTACGATCAAACAGTGCAACACTCGCTGGCATACCACCGAAGCTTTCGGCGCCATCTGAAGCAACTGTACGAATGCGTGGTGGAGTTGTTACAAAAATTCCAGCACATTCAATCCAGCGGTACCAAAGGGCAGCTGTACATGGAGAAGTATTGCTGTGGC GTTTTGTTTGATGACTGCGAGGAACTTAAAAGGCACTACTTTGAGTTTCATAACTTTGCCCGACTCATTCATCCCAGCATAGTGGAG CTCCGGTCAGGGCATGGTAAGCTGCAGTTCTTCCATCGCCGTGTGCAGGAGTACACATTCTACGGTACCGAATTTACTGCCGTTTTGCTGATGAACTTGAAAAAGATAGCCAACAACTTGTACGCCACGTTGGAGCGTGGCCCAAAGTGGTAG
- the LOC120952259 gene encoding uncharacterized protein LOC120952259 codes for MAEENKNGAAPATEVEPQDAPEEQKAASEEAAPPSDVESEPEQEPQISTFERLKLFLAETNKFLLMYDDLVENKDKHKSVFLCAVNELRERLVTLLQRYILHTMVKEDFLYKHIVCCGGEDAEAINTEEFEEHYQEVHSEADKAISLPELDEIRAYSAEVKTYIELGKAMNNDLIFSLKRLLRKSNSVLAGHLG; via the exons atggcagaagaaaacaaaaatggagcAGCACCGGCAACGGAAGTGGAACCGCAAGATGCGCCCGAAGAGCAAAAGGCTGCGTCCGAGGAGGCAGCACCACCATCTGATGTTGAATCGGAACCAGAGCAAGAGCCTCAAATTTCAACTTTCGAACGG TTGAAACTATTCCTGGCGGAAACGAACAAGTTCCTGTTAATGTACGACGATCTGGTGGAGAACAAGGACAAGCACAAGAGCGTCTTCCTGTGTGCGGTGAACGAGCTGCGCGAGCGGCTGGTAACGTTGCTCCAACGGTACATCCTGCACACGATGGTCAAGGAGGATTTCCTGTACAAGCACATTGTGTGCTGCGGCGGAGAG GATGCGGAGGCAATTAATACGGAAGAATTCGAAGAGCACTATCAAGAAGTTCACAGCGAGGCAGACAAGGCTATTTCCTTGCCAGAG CTTGACGAGATTCGTGCGTACTCGGCCGAAGTCAAGACGTACATCGAGCTAGGCAAAGCGATGAACAACGATCTGATCTTCTCCCTGAAGCGACTACTGCGAAAGAGCAATTCCGTGCTGGCGGGACATCTGGGATAA
- the LOC120952524 gene encoding serine/threonine-protein phosphatase 4 catalytic subunit, with protein sequence MPDYSDLDRQIEQLKRCEIIKEHEVKALCAKAREILVEEGNVQRVDSPVTVCGDIHGQFYDLKELFKVGGDVPETNYLFMGDFVDRGYYSVETFLLLLALKVRYPDRITLIRGNHESRQITQVYGFYDECIRKYGSVTVWRYCTEIFDYLSLSAIIDGKIFCVHGGLSPSIQYLDQIRSIDRKQEVPHDGPMCDLLWSDPEDTHGWGVSPRGAGYLFGSDVVSQFNAANDIDMICRAHQLVMEGYKWHFNETVLTVWSAPNYCYRCGNVAAILELNENLQRDFTIFEAAPQESRGIPSKKPQADYFL encoded by the exons ATGCCAGACTACAGTGACCTGGACCGACAGATCGAGCAGCTGAAGCGATGCGAAATCATCAAGGAGCACGAGGTGAAGGCCCTGTGCGCGAAGGCGCGCGAAATTCTGGTCGAGGAGGGCAACGTGCAGCGGGTCGACTCGCCGGTAACGGTGTGCGGTGACATTCACGGCCAGTTCTACGACCTTAAGGAGCTGTTCAAGGTCGGGGGCGACGTGCCGGAGACGAACTACCTCTTCATGGGCGACTTTGTCGACCGGGGATACTACAGTGTGGAAACATTCCTGCTACTGCTCGCGCTGAAGGTACGCTACCCGGACCGGATCACGCTGATCCGCGGCAACCACGAATCGCGCCAGATCACACAGGTGTACGGGTTCTACGACGAGTGCATACGCAAGTACGGCTCGGTCACGGTGTGGCGCTACTGCACCGAAATCTTCGACTACCTTTCCCTGTCCGCCATCATCGATGGGAAAATTTTCTGCGTCCACGGCGGGCTGTCCCCCTCGATACAGTATTTGGATCAGATCCGCTCGATCGACCGCAAGCAGGAGGTGCCCCACGACGGTCCGATGTGCGATCTGCTGTGGAGCGACCCGGAAGACACACACGGCTGGGGCGTATCGCCCCGGGGGGCCGGCTATCTGTTCGGCTCCGACGTCGTGTCACAGTTCAATGCCGCCAACGATATCGACATGATATGCCGGGCGCATCAGCTCGTGATGGAGGGTTACAAGTGGCACTTTAACGAAACCGTACTCACCGTCTGGTCGGCACCCAACTATTGCTATCG GTGTGGTAATGTGGCCGCAATATTAGAACTGAACGAAAACCTTCAGCGCGACTTTACCATCTTCGAAGCAGCACCACAGGAAAGCCGCGGAATACCGTCGAAAAAACCTCAGGCAGACTACTTCCTTTAA
- the LOC120952523 gene encoding NAD-dependent protein deacylase Sirt4 — protein sequence MRFLAGVRVPQINGKRFNSSSMFVPAHEPAHESDCRRLEKFLEDKPHILVLTGAGISTESGIPDYRSEGVGLYARSNHKPIQHGDFVKSEATRKRYWARNYVGWPRFSSIAPNVTHYTLARLEREGRISGIVTQNVDRLHGKAGSKQVIELHGSGFDVICIGSQDERGKGCNYRIDRHEFQHILDQLNPAMEDNSTSMRPDGDVELSMEYVQGFKIPPCPQCGGNLKPEIVFFGDNVPMPRIEKVVRMIIESDGVLVLGSSLTVFSGYRIILQAKELGLPVAIVNIGATRGDPKADLKISARCGEIMANLFKPAR from the coding sequence ATGAGATTTTTGGCCGGAGTTCGAGTGCCGCAGATCAATGGGAAAAGATTCAATTCGAGCTCAATGTTTGTGCCAGCCCACGAACCGGCACACGAGAGCGATTGTCGCCGGTTGGAAAAGTTCCTGGAAGACAAACCGCACATTCTCGTCCTGACCGGTGCTGGCATATCGACCGAATCGGGCATTCCCGACTACCGATCGGAGGGCGTAGGTTTGTATGCCCGCTCCAACCACAAACCAATACAGCATGGTGATTTCGTCAAATCGGAAGCCACCCGGAAACGCTACTGGGCCCGGAACTATGTCGGTTGGCCAAGGTTTTCCTCGATCGCACCTAACGTTACGCACTACACCCTGGCGCGCCTGGAGCGCGAGGGACGGATAAGCGGAATAGTGACGCAAAATGTGGACCGGCTGCACGGGAAGGCCGGTTCGAAGCAGGTGATCGAACTGCACGGCAGCGGATTCGATGTGATCTGCATCGGAAGTCAGGACGAGCGGGGCAAGGGCTGCAACTATCGTATCGATCGGCACGAGTTCCAGCACATTCTGGACCAGCTAAATCCGGCCATGGAGGATAACTCGACCTCGATGCGGCCGGACGGTGACGTGGAGCTTTCGATGGAGTACGTGCAGGGGTTCAAAATACCACCCTGTCCGCAGTGTGGCGGAAATCTGAAGCCGGAAATTGTGTTCTTCGGTGACAACGTACCGATGCCGCGGATCGAGAAAGTGGTACGAATGATCATCGAGTCGGACGGTGTGCTCGTGCTCGGCTCTAGCTTGACCGTCTTCTCGGGCTATCGGATAATACTGCAGGCGAAGGAACTCGGGCTGCCGGTGGCTATCGTCAACATAGGTGCAACGCGCGGTGACCCGAAAGCGGATCTTAAAATTTCGGCCCGATGCGGCGAAATAATGGCAAACCTGTTCAAGCCTGCCAGATAA